A part of Helicobacter himalayensis genomic DNA contains:
- a CDS encoding RNA pyrophosphohydrolase produces the protein MMSEKKYRPNVAAVILSSKYPNICEYFIAQRNDIKGAWQFPQGGIDEGENPKDALFRELQEEIGTNEVEILSECSEWIKYDFPETISKKMYPFDGQIQKYFLVRLKPQAKINLSTIEPEFDAYKFVAYQEIFQYVTHFKKNVYKNVLRYFKQEGFL, from the coding sequence ATAATGAGTGAGAAAAAATATCGTCCAAATGTCGCAGCTGTGATACTTTCATCAAAATATCCAAATATTTGTGAGTATTTTATCGCCCAACGTAATGATATTAAAGGCGCGTGGCAATTCCCACAAGGCGGGATTGATGAGGGTGAGAATCCAAAAGATGCGCTTTTTAGGGAATTGCAAGAAGAGATTGGCACAAATGAAGTTGAGATTCTTTCAGAATGCTCAGAGTGGATAAAATACGACTTCCCAGAAACGATAAGTAAAAAAATGTATCCCTTTGATGGGCAGATTCAGAAGTATTTTCTTGTCCGCCTAAAACCTCAAGCAAAAATTAATCTAAGCACGATAGAGCCGGAATTTGACGCATATAAATTTGTCGCGTATCAGGAAATTTTTCAGTATGTGACACATTTTAAGAAAAATGTTTATAAAAATGTTTTAAGATACTTTAAGCAAGAAGGATTCTTATAA
- a CDS encoding efflux RND transporter permease subunit gives MLTKIIEFSLRQRLMVIICALALVFFGGYSFFTIPVDAFPDISSTQVKIILKAPGMAPEEVENRVVRPLELELLGLPNQKSLRSLSKYGIADITIDFNDGTDIYLARNMVNEKLTMAMSDLPSEVSGGLAPIVTPLSDMFMFTIEGNISEVEKRQLLDFTIRPILRNTKGVADVNRLGGYARAIAVVPDFDNMARLGISISRLEEALSANLKNDGAGRVDRDGQTFLVKIQTASLSIDKIKEIPVITKMGYVKVGNFCDVIESHMTRLGLVVIDGVGETTQGLVLSLKGANARDAIVEIKKKMEELKPNLPEGVELRVFYDRSELTQKAVNNVIKVLSEAVILIVITLFLFLGDVRAAVAVSVILPLAISVAFVMMRQYGISANLMSLGGLAIAIGILVDSAVVMVENAFERLSFNKNAPKLHSVYRACNEISVSVFSGILIIIIFFVPILTLQGLEGKFFIPLAQTIVFALLGSLILSMTVIPVISSFVLKVKDHKETMLTRFLHKMYEPILNFSLKRFKVVFLSAIAFLVLSFSLFPFIGSAFMPTLNEGDIVINVEGPPSISLDQNKELMLILQRELLARVPDIKSVVTRIGADEVGLDPAGPNQSDAFISFKPQDTWQAKDLDEIRGQIREVLQDIKGANLAIMQPIDMRISEMLTGVRGDLAIKIFGVEIDELNELSAQIVEILKSIQGAEETFTTLNQGVSYLHITPHSAIMANTGISSDEFARFMKSSLEGVMVEYIPQGIARIPVIIRQNKEIASDITKLKSLEMSSQNGAPTPISSIADIREVDGPVQVQREGAQRYNVVRTNVRNRDLGSFVQEAQERIASEVSLPDGYSIVYGGQFENQQRANKRFATVIPLSILAIFFILFFTFKSIPLALLILLNIPFAVTGGLISLFVSGEYISVPASVGFIALFGIAVLNGVVMIGYFLQLLKQGMSLDECVVIGAKRRLRPVLMTACIAGLGLVPMLLSSGVGSEVQKPLAIVVLGGLVTSSFLTLVMLPPLFRFVSRKFSVV, from the coding sequence ATGCTCACTAAGATTATTGAATTTTCCCTGCGTCAGCGCTTGATGGTGATTATCTGCGCGCTTGCGTTGGTGTTTTTTGGTGGGTATAGCTTTTTTACCATTCCTGTTGATGCTTTCCCAGATATTTCTTCTACGCAAGTAAAGATAATTCTCAAAGCTCCGGGTATGGCGCCAGAAGAAGTAGAAAATCGTGTCGTGCGTCCGCTAGAGCTAGAGCTGTTGGGCTTGCCAAATCAAAAATCCCTACGCAGCCTTTCAAAATATGGAATCGCAGATATTACCATTGATTTTAATGATGGCACAGATATTTACCTTGCGCGCAATATGGTAAATGAAAAGCTCACGATGGCAATGTCGGATTTGCCCTCTGAAGTGAGTGGTGGGCTAGCACCGATTGTAACGCCGCTTAGCGATATGTTTATGTTTACGATTGAAGGCAATATTAGCGAGGTAGAAAAGCGTCAATTGCTTGATTTTACCATTCGCCCCATTCTTAGAAATACCAAAGGCGTGGCAGATGTCAATCGTCTAGGTGGTTACGCGCGCGCCATTGCGGTGGTGCCGGATTTTGATAATATGGCGCGCCTTGGCATTAGTATTTCTCGCCTTGAAGAAGCATTAAGTGCAAATCTTAAAAATGACGGCGCTGGGCGCGTGGATAGAGATGGACAGACATTTTTGGTTAAGATTCAAACAGCTTCGCTTAGCATTGACAAAATTAAAGAAATCCCTGTTATCACAAAAATGGGCTATGTCAAGGTTGGGAATTTCTGCGATGTGATAGAATCTCACATGACACGCTTAGGGCTTGTGGTGATTGATGGTGTGGGTGAGACGACACAAGGGCTTGTGCTTTCGCTCAAAGGTGCAAATGCGCGCGATGCGATTGTAGAGATTAAGAAAAAAATGGAAGAGCTAAAGCCAAACCTCCCCGAAGGCGTGGAATTGCGCGTGTTTTATGATAGGTCTGAGCTTACACAAAAAGCGGTAAATAATGTCATTAAGGTGTTAAGTGAAGCGGTGATTCTCATTGTTATCACACTTTTTTTATTCCTAGGCGATGTGCGTGCGGCGGTGGCTGTGAGCGTGATTTTACCGCTGGCGATTTCTGTGGCGTTTGTAATGATGCGACAATATGGAATCTCCGCAAACCTTATGAGCTTAGGCGGGCTGGCAATTGCCATTGGAATCTTGGTGGATTCTGCGGTGGTGATGGTAGAAAATGCGTTTGAGCGTCTAAGTTTTAATAAAAACGCACCAAAGCTTCATAGTGTCTATCGCGCGTGCAATGAGATTTCTGTCTCTGTGTTTAGCGGGATTCTCATCATCATCATTTTCTTTGTGCCAATTCTTACCTTGCAGGGTTTAGAAGGGAAGTTTTTTATCCCTTTAGCTCAAACCATTGTTTTTGCGCTACTTGGCTCGCTTATCCTTTCAATGACTGTTATCCCGGTTATTAGCTCTTTTGTGCTTAAGGTTAAGGATCATAAAGAAACTATGCTTACAAGATTCCTCCACAAGATGTATGAGCCGATTCTTAATTTTTCATTAAAACGTTTTAAGGTTGTGTTTTTAAGCGCGATAGCCTTTTTGGTGTTGAGTTTTTCATTGTTTCCATTTATCGGAAGTGCCTTTATGCCTACACTCAATGAAGGCGATATTGTCATCAATGTCGAGGGTCCGCCATCTATTTCGCTAGACCAAAATAAGGAATTAATGCTTATCTTGCAACGCGAGCTTTTAGCGCGCGTACCGGATATTAAAAGCGTGGTTACACGCATAGGTGCTGATGAAGTGGGGCTAGATCCAGCAGGACCAAATCAGTCTGATGCCTTTATTTCTTTTAAGCCCCAAGATACTTGGCAGGCAAAGGATTTAGACGAGATACGAGGGCAGATTCGCGAAGTGTTGCAAGACATCAAAGGCGCGAATCTTGCGATTATGCAACCAATTGATATGAGAATCTCAGAAATGCTTACAGGTGTGCGCGGGGATTTGGCGATTAAGATTTTTGGTGTGGAGATTGATGAGCTCAATGAGCTAAGTGCGCAAATTGTGGAGATTCTAAAAAGCATACAAGGCGCAGAGGAAACCTTTACTACGCTTAATCAAGGTGTAAGTTACCTCCATATCACGCCACATTCTGCAATTATGGCAAATACAGGCATTTCAAGCGATGAATTTGCGCGCTTTATGAAAAGCTCGCTTGAAGGTGTGATGGTGGAATATATCCCGCAAGGAATTGCCAGAATCCCAGTCATTATCCGCCAAAATAAAGAAATCGCAAGTGATATTACAAAGCTAAAGAGTCTTGAGATGAGTTCGCAAAATGGTGCGCCTACACCTATTAGCTCCATTGCAGATATTAGAGAAGTTGATGGACCAGTGCAAGTGCAGCGCGAGGGCGCACAGCGCTATAATGTCGTGCGCACAAATGTGCGTAATCGCGATTTGGGAAGTTTCGTGCAAGAGGCGCAAGAGCGCATTGCTTCTGAAGTGAGCTTGCCTGATGGGTATAGCATTGTTTATGGTGGGCAGTTTGAGAATCAACAGCGCGCAAATAAGCGCTTTGCAACCGTTATTCCACTTAGTATTTTGGCGATTTTCTTTATTTTATTTTTCACTTTTAAATCTATTCCTTTAGCACTTTTGATTTTGCTCAATATCCCATTTGCCGTTACAGGCGGACTTATATCGCTTTTTGTTTCTGGGGAATATATCTCTGTGCCAGCTTCTGTTGGCTTTATCGCGCTTTTTGGTATTGCGGTGCTAAATGGCGTGGTGATGATTGGCTACTTTTTGCAACTTTTAAAGCAAGGTATGAGCTTAGATGAATGCGTGGTGATAGGCGCGAAACGAAGATTGCGCCCGGTATTGATGACGGCGTGTATTGCGGGGCTTGGGCTTGTGCCGATGCTGCTTTCAAGCGGTGTTGGAAGCGAGGTGCAAAAGCCTTTGGCGATTGTGGTTTTAGGTGGGCTTGTGACTTCTAGCTTCCTTACACTTGTGATGTTGCCACCGCTTTTTAGATTTGTCTCGCGCAAGTTTAGTGTTGTGTAG
- a CDS encoding DUF3240 family protein, giving the protein MEELILEIYFKHNLKDSLVDMLLEDGFDDFFYHKCSKYASTSLLTSPKEQVSGRQEYGLLRICLSDERAKFLANKLLQAFGTEDIKLFKAQLERFVL; this is encoded by the coding sequence ATGGAAGAGCTTATTTTAGAAATTTATTTCAAGCATAATTTAAAAGATTCTCTCGTGGATATGTTATTAGAAGATGGATTTGATGATTTTTTTTATCATAAATGTTCCAAATATGCCTCTACTTCATTGCTTACAAGTCCTAAAGAGCAGGTGAGTGGGAGGCAGGAATATGGACTTCTTAGAATCTGCTTAAGTGATGAGCGCGCGAAATTTTTAGCAAACAAACTCTTGCAAGCCTTTGGGACAGAGGATATTAAGCTTTTTAAAGCACAATTAGAGCGCTTTGTGCTTTAG
- a CDS encoding TolC family protein produces the protein MKLFYFLIFFSVVAFGMDSQKLQNLKKNQTLIAQNNTNQTQSTTQAKNPNIMSIDEFIQRVEHNSIALAKSKAYGKALVYEGKAQRAWNSPYIDLQTQQVKSPSGGKELESEVYLMLAPRLPWVSSILSQMYQTRQKRQDKNYELTKRLSIIGSKRLYLEYLAQKEQLSVFEDRLKNAKEQLDIAEVRYNAGRISKSQYLFFKSDYLSVQFLVQNSKKILANTLNALKVVLGVVGESDDVVVENLEFTYLNLSKEDIREYLKSSLYLEIVSLDIEDYSNSAKFASRSRFDSVEIGVGANVAESTTGAGLKLKIPFPLTTKYGNQKAMYLALQSGSLRESEILQESLQSNALSFFAQLELKRNAIALARSDEENKRALAEISRIGYEAGKTSVFEYLTTKNNHLDSMIKTIEAKKDYANTLALLEESLASVLVLPNSQEQKAQK, from the coding sequence ATGAAGCTTTTTTATTTTCTAATATTTTTTAGTGTAGTGGCGTTTGGTATGGATTCTCAAAAACTTCAGAATCTAAAGAAAAATCAAACTCTCATCGCACAAAATAATACTAATCAGACTCAAAGCACCACGCAGGCAAAAAATCCAAACATTATGTCAATAGATGAATTTATCCAAAGAGTTGAACACAACTCAATCGCACTTGCAAAGTCAAAAGCTTATGGAAAAGCACTCGTGTATGAGGGTAAGGCGCAAAGGGCGTGGAATAGTCCATATATTGATTTGCAAACACAGCAGGTAAAATCGCCAAGTGGTGGAAAAGAGCTAGAAAGCGAAGTGTATTTAATGCTTGCGCCGCGCCTGCCGTGGGTGAGTAGTATTCTCTCGCAAATGTATCAAACACGTCAAAAGCGTCAAGATAAAAATTATGAGCTCACAAAGCGCCTAAGTATCATTGGTTCAAAGCGTTTGTATTTAGAATATCTCGCGCAAAAGGAGCAGCTAAGTGTTTTTGAAGATAGGCTAAAGAATGCTAAAGAACAGCTTGATATCGCTGAAGTGCGCTATAACGCAGGGAGAATCTCAAAATCGCAATATCTCTTTTTTAAGAGCGATTATCTAAGCGTGCAGTTTTTGGTGCAAAATAGCAAAAAGATCCTCGCAAATACACTCAATGCGCTCAAAGTCGTGCTAGGTGTAGTTGGGGAGAGTGATGATGTGGTGGTGGAGAATCTGGAATTTACCTACCTAAATCTAAGCAAAGAGGACATAAGAGAATATCTCAAAAGTTCGCTCTACCTTGAAATAGTGAGCTTGGATATAGAGGATTATAGCAATAGCGCGAAGTTTGCTTCAAGAAGTCGCTTTGATTCTGTGGAAATTGGCGTGGGTGCAAATGTGGCAGAATCCACAACAGGTGCGGGATTGAAGCTCAAAATCCCATTTCCTCTCACCACAAAATATGGTAATCAAAAAGCAATGTATTTAGCCTTGCAAAGTGGCTCTTTGCGCGAGAGTGAGATTTTACAAGAAAGCTTGCAGAGTAATGCGCTCTCTTTCTTTGCACAATTGGAGCTAAAGCGCAATGCCATAGCACTTGCAAGAAGCGATGAGGAAAATAAACGAGCCCTTGCAGAGATTAGTCGTATTGGCTATGAAGCAGGCAAAACAAGCGTTTTTGAATATCTTACAACAAAAAATAACCACCTAGATTCTATGATTAAAACAATCGAGGCGAAAAAGGATTATGCCAATACCTTAGCTCTGCTTGAAGAAAGCCTTGCATCAGTGCTAGTGTTGCCTAACTCACAAGAGCAAAAAGCGCAAAAATAA
- the fliR gene encoding flagellar biosynthetic protein FliR, translated as MQIVPYLTNEASVLTFLLLIMRFAGVFAFFPFFENQLISPSIRGAMIFFVALIFFPIAHYNLGQITLIELMIAGLFELMLGFLAGLCLQIVFSMVSFSGEMISFSMGLTMASAYDPVSGAQKPIVAQLLSLLAILLALGLDFHHMVFMLVAHSLDSVPLGSFVFEGKSVEYFVKAFGNLFVVGFCMAFPILAIILFSDIIFGMIMKTHPQFNLLAIGFPVKITIAFVVLIIAIPSIFTHFKSELNDALLAISELLL; from the coding sequence ATGCAAATAGTCCCTTATCTTACCAACGAAGCGAGTGTGCTGACATTTTTGCTACTTATTATGCGTTTTGCTGGGGTGTTTGCGTTTTTTCCATTTTTTGAAAATCAGCTTATTTCCCCGAGTATCCGAGGTGCGATGATTTTTTTTGTGGCGCTTATTTTTTTTCCAATCGCACATTACAATCTCGGGCAAATCACGCTTATTGAGCTTATGATAGCGGGACTTTTTGAGCTAATGTTAGGCTTTTTAGCGGGGCTTTGCTTGCAGATTGTGTTTAGTATGGTGAGTTTTAGTGGGGAGATGATTAGTTTTTCTATGGGGCTTACGATGGCAAGCGCGTATGATCCTGTCTCTGGCGCGCAAAAGCCCATTGTCGCGCAGCTTTTAAGTTTGCTTGCAATATTGCTTGCGTTGGGGCTAGATTTTCATCATATGGTTTTTATGCTTGTGGCACACAGCCTAGATTCTGTCCCGTTGGGAAGTTTTGTGTTTGAGGGTAAAAGCGTGGAATATTTTGTCAAAGCCTTTGGGAATCTCTTTGTGGTTGGCTTTTGTATGGCGTTTCCGATTTTAGCAATTATTCTTTTTTCAGATATCATTTTTGGTATGATTATGAAAACGCACCCGCAGTTTAACCTCCTTGCCATCGGATTCCCAGTGAAAATCACCATTGCCTTTGTGGTGCTTATCATTGCTATTCCATCGATTTTCACACATTTTAAAAGCGAGCTAAATGACGCGCTTCTTGCCATAAGTGAGCTATTGCTTTAA
- the hemW gene encoding radical SAM family heme chaperone HemW: MLLYIHIPFCASKCGYCAFNSYVGEKNLHKPYIDALCKDLEHSLSTQNYPKISSVFFGGGTPNLLDSALFEPVFKVFMPHIQKNCEITMEGNVNLLSHSWCAHMRSLGVNRLSIGVQSFLESKLKFLEREHCQNDIFKAFEFALNAGFENLSCDIITGTPLDSELSLESEFKNLAKLPLQHISAYTLSIDEGSRFAKNTAKMHSLPPQDLSNLVRAHIQALGFIQYEVSNYAKNEHYCRHNLGYWEAKEYIGCGAGTFSRIGNARTNALKSIKEYIANPHFREIEPLSSEDLRTEEIMLGFRCKSGVRVELLDSKKCVDLLESSKAHIQTRNFSTQKNTRTKRDFLIANDFFLADSLALYLL, from the coding sequence TTGCTTCTGTATATTCATATTCCATTTTGTGCAAGCAAGTGTGGCTACTGCGCATTTAATTCTTATGTCGGCGAAAAAAACCTCCATAAGCCCTACATTGACGCACTTTGCAAGGATTTAGAACATTCTTTAAGCACGCAAAATTACCCAAAAATCTCTAGTGTCTTTTTTGGTGGTGGCACGCCAAACCTCCTAGATTCTGCACTTTTTGAGCCTGTGTTTAAGGTTTTTATGCCACATATTCAAAAAAACTGCGAAATCACAATGGAGGGCAATGTCAATCTTCTCTCTCACTCGTGGTGCGCGCATATGCGCTCCCTTGGGGTAAATCGCTTAAGCATTGGGGTGCAGAGTTTTTTAGAATCTAAGCTTAAATTTTTAGAGCGCGAACATTGCCAAAATGATATTTTTAAAGCCTTTGAATTTGCGCTAAATGCGGGCTTTGAAAATTTAAGTTGCGATATTATCACAGGCACGCCACTAGATTCTGAACTTTCCTTAGAATCTGAATTTAAAAACCTAGCAAAGCTCCCATTACAGCACATTTCAGCTTATACTTTAAGCATTGATGAGGGCTCGCGATTTGCCAAAAACACCGCTAAAATGCACTCTTTGCCTCCGCAAGATTTAAGTAACCTTGTGCGTGCGCATATACAAGCACTGGGATTTATTCAATATGAAGTCTCAAATTATGCTAAAAATGAGCATTATTGCAGGCATAACTTAGGCTATTGGGAAGCTAAAGAATACATAGGGTGCGGTGCTGGGACGTTTTCACGCATTGGGAATGCGCGCACAAATGCGCTTAAAAGCATCAAAGAATATATTGCAAATCCGCATTTTAGGGAAATCGAGCCTTTGAGTAGCGAGGATTTACGCACAGAAGAAATTATGCTAGGGTTTAGGTGTAAAAGTGGTGTGCGCGTGGAATTGCTAGATTCTAAAAAATGCGTAGATTTGCTAGAATCTAGCAAGGCGCATATCCAAACGCGCAATTTTTCCACGCAAAAAAATACGCGAACAAAGCGCGATTTCCTTATTGCAAACGACTTTTTTCTTGCAGATTCCTTAGCGCTTTATTTATTATAG
- the xseB gene encoding exodeoxyribonuclease VII small subunit, producing the protein MARDLHSPTTSLLQETDLQNSVDSQSFEELLESAREVLNQLNSQDISLKDSLGLYKQGVVMLLQAQKLLESAKFEYETLQNPTKSSS; encoded by the coding sequence ATGGCTAGAGATTTGCACAGCCCTACAACCTCACTTTTGCAAGAAACAGATTTGCAAAATAGTGTAGATTCTCAAAGCTTTGAAGAACTTCTAGAATCCGCGCGTGAAGTGCTAAATCAGCTAAATAGTCAAGATATTAGCTTAAAAGATTCTCTTGGGCTTTATAAACAAGGTGTTGTGATGCTTCTTCAAGCTCAAAAGCTTTTAGAATCTGCAAAGTTTGAATACGAAACACTTCAAAACCCAACCAAATCAAGCTCTTAA
- the selD gene encoding selenide, water dikinase SelD yields the protein MGPEDLKQITTALHQPKNENLLIGFETSEDCGALRLENVFLQEHSLAKKRAQIGQIQDEDLSTDEPILLASVDFITPIVDEPYMYGAIAAANSLSDIFACGGKALSALNLFMWDSARVEAKYAREILRGGLEKITECGAVLLGGHTTADSEMKYGLSVNGIVQKSKLWRNDSAHIGDALVLCKALGSGILSTALKAGEKFNTDFFLHSLSMLNWNASLQAHKYEIHACTDITGFGLIGHCFEMCGKENFTKSILLHTQNIVLFPETLRFANEGFVPGGSYRNKESFERFVGIACSVENEMLFYDVQTSGGLLFALPFSQAQNLVNDLHKAGYEASAIIGEIIPKRQSAIILG from the coding sequence GTGGGTCCGGAGGATCTCAAACAAATTACAACCGCGCTTCATCAGCCAAAAAATGAGAATCTGCTGATAGGCTTTGAAACAAGTGAGGACTGTGGTGCTTTGAGGCTTGAAAATGTCTTTTTACAAGAGCACTCTTTGGCTAAAAAACGCGCGCAAATAGGGCAGATTCAAGATGAAGATTTAAGCACAGATGAGCCTATTTTACTTGCGAGCGTGGATTTTATCACGCCAATTGTTGATGAACCTTATATGTATGGTGCTATTGCTGCGGCAAACTCGCTAAGCGATATTTTTGCCTGTGGCGGGAAAGCACTAAGTGCGCTAAATCTTTTTATGTGGGATAGCGCGCGTGTTGAGGCGAAGTATGCGCGTGAAATCCTACGTGGCGGACTTGAAAAAATCACTGAATGCGGCGCGGTGCTTTTGGGCGGACATACCACAGCAGATTCTGAAATGAAATATGGACTAAGTGTAAATGGAATCGTGCAAAAAAGCAAACTTTGGCGCAATGATAGCGCGCATATCGGTGATGCATTGGTATTGTGCAAAGCACTTGGCTCTGGGATTCTTAGCACTGCGCTAAAAGCTGGCGAAAAATTTAACACAGACTTTTTTTTGCATTCTTTAAGTATGCTAAATTGGAATGCAAGCTTGCAAGCGCATAAATACGAAATCCACGCTTGCACGGATATTACAGGCTTTGGGCTTATCGGGCATTGTTTTGAAATGTGTGGGAAGGAAAATTTCACAAAAAGTATTTTATTACACACGCAAAACATTGTACTTTTCCCAGAGACGCTAAGGTTTGCAAATGAAGGCTTTGTGCCTGGTGGAAGTTATAGAAACAAAGAGAGTTTTGAGCGCTTTGTAGGAATTGCGTGTAGTGTGGAAAATGAAATGCTTTTTTATGATGTGCAGACAAGCGGAGGCTTACTTTTTGCCTTGCCTTTTTCGCAGGCACAAAATCTTGTGAATGATTTACACAAGGCAGGTTATGAGGCAAGTGCAATCATTGGCGAAATAATCCCTAAAAGACAATCCGCAATAATCTTGGGCTAG
- a CDS encoding superoxide dismutase: MFQLRKLPYEPTEFGDFLSPEAFSYHYGKHHNTYITNLNNLIANTDFANKDLFEIIQSASGGLFNNAAQVYNHDFYWDCIAPKSSEMSAELKNALVENFGSLDSFKEKFLASSTTLFGSGWNWLVLNPKDKKLEIVQTSNAATPISESKIPLLVVDVWEHAYYIDHRNARPAYLEKFYAHINWHFVSQAYEWGLKNGIESVRFYINELHK; the protein is encoded by the coding sequence ATGTTTCAACTACGCAAATTACCTTACGAACCCACAGAGTTTGGCGATTTTTTAAGCCCTGAGGCATTTAGCTACCACTACGGCAAGCATCACAACACCTATATAACCAACCTTAACAATCTCATTGCAAATACTGATTTTGCAAATAAAGATTTGTTTGAGATTATCCAAAGCGCGAGCGGTGGACTTTTCAACAACGCAGCGCAAGTGTATAATCACGATTTTTATTGGGATTGCATTGCGCCAAAGTCAAGCGAAATGAGCGCGGAGCTTAAAAATGCGCTTGTAGAAAATTTTGGCTCACTAGATTCTTTTAAAGAAAAATTCCTTGCTTCAAGCACCACGCTTTTCGGCTCTGGGTGGAATTGGCTTGTACTAAATCCAAAGGACAAAAAGCTTGAAATCGTGCAAACTTCCAACGCCGCTACGCCAATAAGTGAATCTAAGATTCCATTGCTTGTGGTAGATGTGTGGGAACACGCATATTATATCGACCATAGAAATGCGCGCCCAGCGTATTTGGAGAAGTTTTACGCGCATATTAATTGGCATTTTGTGTCTCAAGCATATGAATGGGGGCTTAAAAATGGTATAGAATCTGTGAGATTCTATATAAACGAGCTTCATAAATAA
- a CDS encoding efflux RND transporter periplasmic adaptor subunit, translated as MRILVIFYLLCACLWGFDEIIISESEIKTNGLKVISLSSKNINSKGMPFNALIDFDDKTSVAQSSSFETVVVNVYKREGEYVKKGDLICDISSNELSTLFFEFKNTRDRLKIASENEAKDKMLYESGVISKREYQLSYLTMNELRLKYNETFAKLDLLGVSKAFMESGKQGQHGFPIVAKASGVLSVAPRQSGQKINAFTPYVRISLKDSGLLGRIRVPVHLAHTIEKGDALYDEKGKEIGFIDTISVVIDKDTNTILATAKITADFKVGELVEVYIGGGLPENSILIPSSAVLKIGNDYVTFVRTKNGFLPMKIEVTEERDNSFAIKKGVLKPNMQIATGSIIILQGMLSGLGVSEGGGHAH; from the coding sequence ATGAGAATACTTGTGATATTTTACCTGCTATGTGCCTGTTTGTGGGGATTTGATGAAATTATTATTAGTGAATCTGAAATTAAAACAAATGGCTTAAAGGTTATTAGTCTTAGCAGTAAAAATATTAATTCTAAAGGAATGCCTTTCAATGCACTTATTGACTTTGATGATAAAACCTCTGTGGCGCAGAGCTCGAGCTTTGAGACGGTGGTGGTGAATGTCTATAAACGCGAGGGCGAGTATGTCAAAAAGGGCGATTTGATTTGCGATATTAGCTCAAATGAGCTTAGCACACTATTTTTTGAGTTTAAAAATACGCGTGATAGGCTGAAAATCGCTTCAGAAAATGAGGCAAAAGATAAAATGCTCTATGAGAGTGGCGTTATCTCAAAGCGCGAGTATCAATTAAGCTACCTTACGATGAATGAGCTTAGGCTGAAATATAATGAAACCTTTGCAAAGCTTGATTTGCTGGGCGTGAGTAAGGCATTTATGGAATCTGGTAAGCAAGGGCAGCATGGATTCCCAATTGTGGCAAAGGCTAGTGGGGTGCTTTCAGTCGCGCCGCGTCAAAGCGGGCAGAAAATCAATGCTTTTACGCCTTATGTGAGAATCTCGCTTAAAGATAGCGGTTTGCTCGGGCGCATACGCGTGCCGGTGCATTTGGCTCACACGATTGAAAAAGGCGATGCACTTTATGATGAAAAAGGCAAGGAAATAGGCTTTATTGATACCATTTCTGTGGTGATTGACAAGGACACAAACACGATTTTAGCCACTGCTAAAATCACGGCAGATTTTAAAGTCGGCGAGTTAGTCGAAGTATATATCGGCGGGGGCTTGCCAGAAAACAGCATACTTATTCCATCATCTGCGGTGCTAAAAATAGGCAATGATTATGTAACTTTCGTGCGCACAAAGAATGGATTTTTACCTATGAAAATAGAAGTAACTGAAGAGCGCGACAATAGCTTTGCTATCAAAAAAGGCGTGCTAAAGCCAAATATGCAAATCGCCACAGGCTCAATTATCATCTTGCAAGGTATGCTAAGTGGTTTAGGTGTAAGTGAAGGCGGCGGGCATGCTCACTAA